A single genomic interval of bacterium harbors:
- a CDS encoding zinc ribbon domain-containing protein: MPTYEYECQTCGHKFEQKQAISEVPVTECPKCHGVVRRIVSGGTGFILKENGQTRHGAGKSGCSFEQGGKTCCGRDQRDDRCGTPHCGE, encoded by the coding sequence ATGCCAACATACGAATATGAATGCCAGACTTGCGGCCATAAATTTGAGCAGAAGCAGGCCATCAGTGAAGTGCCGGTTACCGAGTGCCCGAAGTGCCACGGAGTGGTCAGGCGCATCGTCAGCGGCGGAACGGGTTTTATCCTCAAAGAGAACGGCCAGACCCGGCATGGAGCGGGCAAGAGCGGATGTTCCTTTGAGCAGGGAGGCAAGACCTGCTGCGGCCGCGACCAGCGCGACGACCGCTGCGGGACTCCGCACTGCGGTGAATGA
- a CDS encoding ATP-binding protein: MIIAIASGKGGTGKTTVSLNLARVHGGAVQLLDCDVEEPNGHLFLQGTAENQETIAIPVPQVDESLCDACGECSRICQYHAIVSLATRPLVFPELCHGCGGCAKICPRKAIREKDHRIGVVEIVKSDHITLIQGRLDVGVAMAPPLIRAVKARIRSDTPAILDAPPGTSCPVIVTLRGADCVVLVTEPTPFGLHDLALAVDMVRELGIPFGVVVNRVGAGDDRVHTFCREQGIPILLEIPDDRRIAEAYSRGDLVVDVLPEYRDYFKRLLKQIMQFVLD; this comes from the coding sequence ATGATTATTGCCATTGCTTCAGGCAAAGGAGGGACCGGAAAGACCACGGTCTCTTTGAACCTGGCAAGGGTGCACGGCGGTGCCGTGCAGCTTTTGGACTGCGACGTGGAGGAGCCGAACGGCCACTTGTTTCTGCAAGGTACTGCCGAAAACCAGGAGACAATCGCCATTCCTGTTCCCCAGGTTGACGAATCGCTGTGCGATGCCTGCGGCGAATGCAGCCGCATTTGCCAGTACCATGCCATTGTGTCTCTTGCGACCAGGCCTCTGGTGTTTCCTGAGCTGTGCCACGGTTGCGGCGGATGTGCAAAAATCTGTCCCCGCAAGGCCATTCGGGAAAAAGACCACAGGATTGGTGTGGTAGAGATTGTGAAGTCGGACCATATCACCCTGATTCAGGGTCGGCTCGATGTGGGCGTGGCTATGGCACCGCCTCTTATCCGGGCGGTGAAGGCCAGGATCCGGAGCGACACCCCGGCCATCCTGGATGCGCCGCCGGGAACTTCGTGCCCGGTGATTGTCACTCTCCGGGGAGCGGACTGTGTGGTCCTGGTTACCGAACCGACCCCATTTGGTCTGCATGACCTGGCCCTGGCTGTTGACATGGTGCGGGAGCTGGGAATTCCCTTTGGGGTAGTGGTCAACCGTGTCGGAGCTGGCGATGACCGGGTCCATACGTTCTGCAGGGAGCAGGGCATTCCCATTCTCCTGGAAATTCCGGATGACCGGCGGATCGCCGAAGCTTACTCAAGAGGAGACCTTGTAGTGGATGTTCTGCCGGAGTACCGGGATTATTTTAAGCGACTTTTGAAGCAAATCATGCAATTTGTGCTGGATTGA
- the tsaA gene encoding tRNA (N6-threonylcarbamoyladenosine(37)-N6)-methyltransferase TrmO, with protein MSGATPMPGQICYTPIGVIHSEHCIPENTPIQPVYAEGCTGRAELGPEYAGGLKDLEGFSHLILLYHFHRAGNARLTVQPFTDNIPRGIFSTRHPQRPNPIGISVVRLVRIEGTTIYLKDVDILDGSPLLDIKPYIPRFDRVENPRGGWTEQVDEETARQRGRRGFRGRGNS; from the coding sequence ATGAGCGGGGCCACTCCCATGCCCGGCCAGATCTGCTATACTCCCATTGGCGTTATTCACAGTGAGCATTGCATCCCTGAGAATACGCCGATTCAGCCTGTCTATGCAGAAGGCTGCACAGGCCGGGCGGAATTAGGGCCTGAATATGCCGGGGGGCTGAAGGACCTTGAGGGATTCTCTCACCTGATCCTCCTTTATCATTTTCATCGGGCAGGCAATGCCCGGTTGACTGTTCAGCCTTTTACTGATAACATACCGCGAGGTATTTTTTCCACCAGGCATCCGCAGCGGCCCAACCCCATCGGTATTTCAGTGGTGCGTCTGGTGCGGATCGAAGGGACGACCATCTATCTGAAGGATGTGGACATTCTGGACGGGTCGCCGCTTTTGGACATCAAACCCTATATTCCCCGTTTTGACAGGGTCGAGAATCCCCGTGGCGGATGGACGGAGCAGGTGGATGAGGAAACGGCCCGCCAGCGGGGCCGACGGGGATTTCGCGGCAGGGGGAATTCATGA
- a CDS encoding NifB/NifX family molybdenum-iron cluster-binding protein — MKVAFTTSGESLDAPLDSRFGRAPRFLIYDMDTATFVVIDNQKNLNAAQGAGIQAAETVARSGASCLVTGHCGPKAFRVLSAAGIKVYSTDAATVAAALDLFRSGKLSPSQAADVEGHWV, encoded by the coding sequence ATGAAAGTTGCCTTTACGACATCGGGAGAGAGCCTGGATGCTCCCCTGGACAGCCGTTTTGGCCGTGCTCCCAGGTTCCTCATCTATGACATGGATACCGCTACCTTTGTGGTGATCGACAATCAGAAAAACCTGAATGCAGCTCAAGGGGCTGGCATTCAGGCGGCAGAGACCGTGGCGCGCTCCGGAGCTTCCTGTCTCGTGACCGGGCATTGCGGGCCGAAAGCCTTCCGGGTTCTTTCCGCTGCCGGAATAAAGGTCTACAGCACCGATGCAGCCACCGTGGCCGCAGCCCTCGATTTATTCCGGTCCGGGAAGCTCTCCCCCTCCCAGGCCGCTGATGTGGAAGGGCACTGGGTATGA